In Arthrobacter citreus, a genomic segment contains:
- a CDS encoding MOSC domain-containing protein, with protein sequence MNSGTLLAVCRVHELLPTTDATGVTAIDKRPVDGEVRVHALGLTGDIQASRKHHGGESKAVYAYSQDDAEYWAAELGTPIPPGLFGENLRITGIAVSEAVIGERWQIGGKTVLEVTCPRTPCRNFAARMHQPRWAVRFTEAARTGTYLRVVRTGTISAGDTVSVIHKPEHGVTSGDVFRGLSPEQTRLLSNAAASGDVSLSPEIRKVLRTLAAREAMAG encoded by the coding sequence ATGAACTCCGGAACCCTGCTGGCTGTGTGCCGTGTCCACGAACTGCTGCCCACCACGGACGCCACCGGCGTGACCGCCATCGACAAGAGGCCCGTGGACGGAGAGGTCCGGGTCCATGCGCTCGGTTTAACCGGAGACATCCAGGCCAGCCGCAAACACCACGGCGGCGAATCCAAGGCCGTCTACGCCTACTCCCAGGACGACGCGGAGTACTGGGCGGCAGAACTGGGAACGCCCATCCCTCCGGGACTCTTCGGGGAGAACCTGCGCATCACCGGCATCGCGGTCTCCGAAGCCGTCATCGGTGAACGCTGGCAGATTGGCGGGAAAACCGTGCTGGAAGTGACCTGCCCCCGCACTCCGTGCCGGAACTTCGCCGCCAGGATGCACCAGCCGCGCTGGGCGGTGCGGTTCACCGAGGCCGCCCGGACGGGAACCTATCTGCGGGTTGTGCGCACCGGCACCATCTCCGCCGGTGACACCGTTTCCGTCATCCACAAGCCGGAGCACGGCGTGACGTCCGGGGATGTGTTCCGCGGACTCTCCCCGGAGCAGACCCGTCTGCTGTCCAACGCGGCCGCTAGCGGGGACGTGAGCCTGTCCCCGGAAATACGGAAGGTGCTGCGGACGCTTGCCGCGCGTGAAGCCATGGCCGGCTAA